In Rhodanobacter humi, the genomic stretch CAGCTCAACCGCTTCGCCAACAACCAGCTGTGCCGGCTGTCCACCCGCATGCGCCAGCTGACCGAGCTGTTCAACCCCACCCGCGCGGGCATTTCCGAGGTGGTGATCCCGCCGGTGTCACGCTTCATCAAGCACACCATCGGCGAGCTGCGCCTGCGCAAGCGCTTCGGCATCTCGGTGCTGGCGGTGAACCGCGGCGAGCAGGTGTTGCGCGACGACGTGCGCGCGGTGACGCTGCGCGCCGGCGACACCGTGGTGGTGCACAGCACCTGGCGCGACCTCTCGCTGGCCTCGGAAGACCGCGACCTGGTGGTGGTCACCGACATCCCGAAGGAGGAGCAGCGCCCCGGCAAGATCTGGCAGGCGGTGGGCTTCTTCGTGCTGGCGAAGTGCCTGGCGCTGTTCACCAACCTGGACCTTTCCGTCGCGATGATGTGCGGCGCCATCGGCATGCTGCTGTCCGGCGTGCTGAACATGGACGAGGCCTACAAGGCGATCAACTGGAAGACGATTTTCGTGACGGCGTGCCTCATTCCGCTGGGCTGGTCGATGGACGCCACCGGCACCGCCGCGTGGCTGGCGCAATACGTGCTGCACTACCTCGGCCACGCCTCGCCGTGGGTGCTGCAGGGCACGCTGGCCGTGCTCACCCTGCTGTTCTCGCAGGTGATGTCCAACGTGGGCGCCACGGTGATGATGGTGCCGATCGCGATCTCGGTGGCGGTGGCCACCGGCGGCAACCCCTCCGCCTACGCGCTGATCGTGGCGGTGTCCTCGTCCAACACCTTCCTGCTCAGCTCCGGCCACCCCGCGCTGATGATGGTCACCGGCCCCGGCGGCTACAAGGGCCGGGACTTCCTGCGCGTGGGCGCGCCGCTGACGCTCGCGATGCTGATCGTCACCCTGGTGTCGATCAACCTGCTGTTTCGCTGAATTTGAAGAGTGCGGCCAAGGATGGCCGCCCATTTGATTCTGCGATCAAGGACGATCGCAAGGGACAAGCCACACTTCGCCATCGCGCAACTCCACGGCCAGCACGCGCAGGTGTTCGCCGCGGCAGGGGCCGGCCACGCAGACACCATCGCGGCGGTCGAAGCTGGCGCCGTGCACGGCGCAGATCAGCAATTCGTCCTTGAGCAGGAACTGGCCCGGCGCGTAGTCCAGCCGACGGCCGGCGTGGGGGCAGACGTTGAGCCAGGCGCGCACGGCGTCGCCACGGCGATCGACGATCACGCTCTCGCCGGCTAGCGCAGCCACGCTCTCGATCGCAGTGGCGCCGCCGTCGGGAATCGCGTCCAGCCGGCACAGCAGGGAGGTGGGGAAAACGGTATCCATCGGCACTTGTCTCGCAGGCCGGATGGCCTCATGGTGTCGCGCGTAACTCATTGATTTTAGCACACGGATTTTTAACACATGCGCCTTCATCTGCCCTCGCCCCGTCGTTCCCGCCACCCGCTGGTGCGCGCCCTGTCGCTGCTGATCGGCGTCGTCGTGCTGGGTGTGCTGCTGGTGTTCGGCCTGGCCGTGGCCGGCGTGTTGCTGATCGGTGGCGCCATCCTGCTGGCATGGCGGCAGTGGAAGCAGGCCCGCATGCCGCGGGCTGCAGCGAACACGCCGAACAAGCCTGCGCCGGACGTGCTGGAAGGCGAGTTCGTGGTGATCCGCCAGGGTCGCCCGGTCGCGCACTGAAGAACCTGCTCCAGCGCAGGATCCGGATGGTGCCCAGTGTCGCCTCGGCACAACATGGCGGCACGCACCATCGGATGACGCCATGAACGCCCGCCCCGCTCCCCTCGCCGATACCCTCGAACGCGTGCGCGCCCGCATCGAGCGCGCCGACGCGGCGCCCACGCTCGATGCATTGGCGCAGTTCGCGCAACTGAGTCCAGGCCATCTGCAGCGCGCGTTCCGCCGCCGCTATGGCGTGAGTCCGGCCGAATACCATCGCGCCCGCCGCTTCGGCCAGTTCAAGGCCGCGCTGCAAGGCGGCGCGGCGGTCACCGACGCGGTGTACGAGGCCGGCTTCGGCTCCGGCAGCCGCGTCTACGAGCACAGCGACCGCTTGCTCGGCATGACCCCGGCCAGCTACCGCGCCGGCGGTGCGGGCGCCAGCATCCGCTACACCACCACGGCCACGCCGCTGGGTCGCTTGCTGGTGGCGGCCACCGCGCGCGGCATCTGCGCGGTGACCCTGGGCGCGGACGACGCCGAACTCGCGGCGCGGCTCGCTGCCGAATTCCCGCAGGCCGCGCGCGAGCGCGTGGACGCGGGCCGCGAGGAATGGCTGGACGCGGTGATCGCCCGCATCGCCTGCGAACTGGGCTGGAGCGGGGCCGCCGCGCCCGCGCTGCCGCCGCTGGACGTGGCCGCCACCGCGTTCCAGTGGCGGGTGTGGGATGCGCTGACGAAGATCCCCGCCGGCCAGACGCGCAGCTACGGCGAACTGGCCGCCGCGATCGGCGCGCCGAAGGCCGCCCGCGCGGTAGGCAACGCCTGCGGCAACAACCGGCTCGCCCTGATCGTGCCCTGCCACCGCGTGGTGCGCGAGGA encodes the following:
- a CDS encoding methylated-DNA--[protein]-cysteine S-methyltransferase → MNARPAPLADTLERVRARIERADAAPTLDALAQFAQLSPGHLQRAFRRRYGVSPAEYHRARRFGQFKAALQGGAAVTDAVYEAGFGSGSRVYEHSDRLLGMTPASYRAGGAGASIRYTTTATPLGRLLVAATARGICAVTLGADDAELAARLAAEFPQAARERVDAGREEWLDAVIARIACELGWSGAAAPALPPLDVAATAFQWRVWDALTKIPAGQTRSYGELAAAIGAPKAARAVGNACGNNRLALIVPCHRVVREDGTPGGWRWGVERKRELLARERRGAKR
- a CDS encoding SLC13 family permease gives rise to the protein MILVLGLVGFTMLMLVLEWIRADMVALLVVVVIGLTGVIPSDRVFNGFAGNAVIAIIAIMIMGEGLDRAGVLNLTAHMVMRLAKGMESRLGLVINLMASLFSAVIPSQALAALMIPVSSRLSARTGVPLSKLLLPMAFCILTGTNTTLIANSPLIVLNDLIASANANLLPGAHTIPKFGLFSVTPAGLALAAVGVAYFYFFGRKLLPGHEDERLKVTPGRTESYFADTYGIVGETAELTVTAESPLVGMSIGEAEQLHDSPMILAIKSGNEARMAPPADHVIWVGSVLGVLGPREQLNRFANNQLCRLSTRMRQLTELFNPTRAGISEVVIPPVSRFIKHTIGELRLRKRFGISVLAVNRGEQVLRDDVRAVTLRAGDTVVVHSTWRDLSLASEDRDLVVVTDIPKEEQRPGKIWQAVGFFVLAKCLALFTNLDLSVAMMCGAIGMLLSGVLNMDEAYKAINWKTIFVTACLIPLGWSMDATGTAAWLAQYVLHYLGHASPWVLQGTLAVLTLLFSQVMSNVGATVMMVPIAISVAVATGGNPSAYALIVAVSSSNTFLLSSGHPALMMVTGPGGYKGRDFLRVGAPLTLAMLIVTLVSINLLFR
- a CDS encoding Rieske (2Fe-2S) protein → MDTVFPTSLLCRLDAIPDGGATAIESVAALAGESVIVDRRGDAVRAWLNVCPHAGRRLDYAPGQFLLKDELLICAVHGASFDRRDGVCVAGPCRGEHLRVLAVELRDGEVWLVPCDRP